From Hippoglossus stenolepis isolate QCI-W04-F060 chromosome 4, HSTE1.2, whole genome shotgun sequence, a single genomic window includes:
- the LOC118106442 gene encoding clathrin heavy chain 1 isoform X2, with protein sequence MAQILPIRFQEHLQLQNLGINPANIGFSTLTMESDKFICIREKVGEQAQVVIIDLGDPNNPIRRPISADSAIMNPASKVIALKAAKTLQIFNIEMKSKMKAHTMTDDVTFWKWISLNTVALVTDNAVYHWSMEGDSQPIKVFDRHSSLAGCQIINYRTDAKQKWLLLIGISAQQNRVVGAMQLYSVDRKVSQPIEGHAAGFAQFKMEGNTEESTLFCFAVRGQAGGKLHIIEVGTPPTGNQPFPKKAVDVFFPPEAQNDFPVAMQISSKQDVVFLITKYGYIHLYDLETGTCIYMNRISGETIFVTAPHEPTAGIIGVNRKGQVLSVCVEEENIIPYITNVLQNPDLALRMAVRNNLAGAEELFARKFNTLFAAGNYSEAAKVAANAPKGILRTPDTIRRFQSVPAQPGQTSPLLQYFGILLDQGQLNKFESLELCRPVLQQGRKQLLEKWLKEDKLECSEELGDLVKSVDPTLALSVYLRANVPNKVIQCFAETGQFQKIVLYAKKVGYTPDWIFLLRNVMRISPEQGLQFSQMLVQDEEPLADITQIVDVFMEYNLIQQCTSFLLDALKNNRPMEGPLQTRLLEMNLVHAPQVADAILGNQMFTHYDRAHVAQLCEKAGLLQRALEHYTDLYDIKRAVVHTHLLNPEWLVNFFGSLSVEDSLECLRAMLSANIRQNLQICVQVASKYHEQLSTQSLTELFESFKSFEGLFYFLGSIVNFSQDPEVHFKYIQAACKTGQIKEVERICRESNCYDPERVKNFLKEAKLTDQLPLIIVCDRFDFVHDLVLYLYRNSLQKYIEIYVQKVNPSRLPVVIGGLLDVDCAEDVIKNLIMVVRGQFSTDELVAEVEKRNRLKLLLPWLEARIHEGCEEPATHNALAKIYIDSNNNPERFLRENPYYDSCVVGKYCEKRDPHLACVAYERGQCDQELIHVCNENSLFKSLSRYLVRRKNPELWASVLLETNNYRRPLIDQVVQTALSETQDPEEVSVTVKAFMTADLPNELIELLEKIVLDNSVFSEHRNLQNLLILTAIKADRTRVMEYINRLDNYDAPDIANIAISNELFEEAFAIFRKFDVNTSAVQVLIEHIGNLDRAYEFAERCNEPPVWSQLAKAQLQKGLVKEAIDSYIKADDPSAYMEVGQAAAQSGNWEDLVKFLQMARKKARESYVETELIFALAKTNRLAELEEFINGPNNAHIQQVGDRCYDDKMYDAAKLLYNNVSNFGRLASTLVHLGEYQAAVDGARKANSTRTWKEVCFACVDGKEFRLAQMCGLHIVVHADELEELINYYQDRGYFEELITMLEAALGLERAHMGMFTELAILYSKFKPQKMREHLELFWSRVNIPKVLRAAEQAHLWAELVFLYDKYEEYDNAIITMMNHPADAWKEGQFKDIVTKVANVELYYKAIHFYLDFKPLLLNDLLIVLSPRLDHTRAVNFFSKVKQLPLVKPYLRSVQNHNNKSVNEALNNLFIIEEDYAALRTSIDAYDNFDNISLAQGLEKHELIEFRRIAAYLFKGNNRWKQSVELCKKDKLYKDAMQYASESKDTELAEELLAWFLNEDKKECFAACLFTCYDLLRPDVVLETAWRHNIMDFSMPYFIQVMREYLSKVDAIKEKVDKLEASESLRKQEEQATESQPIVYGTPQLMLTAGPNVAVPPQQAYGYGYTAAPGYAQPPQPNFGYGM encoded by the exons ATGGCTCAAATCCTGCCTATCCGCTTCCAGGAGCACCTGCAG CTCCAGAACCTGGGCATCAACCCAGCCAACATTGGATTCAGCACTCTGACCATGGAGTCTGACAAGTTCATCTGCATCAGGGAGAAAGTGGGTGAGCAGGCCCAGGTCGTCATCATAGATCTGGGCGACCCCAACAATCCCATCCGCAGGCCCATCTCTGCAGACAGCGCCATCATGAACCCTGCTAGCAAAGTTATCGCCCTCAAAG CGGCTAAGACCCTGCAGATCTTCAACATTGAGATGAAGAGCAAGATGAAGGCTCACACAATGACAGATGATGTGACCTTCTGGAAATGGATATCCCTCAACACTGTTGCCCTGGTCACAGACAACGCAGTCTACCATTGGAGCATGGAGGGGGACTCTCAGCCAATCAAAGTCTTTGACCGTCACTCTAGCCTGGCTGGCTGCCAGATCATCAACTATCGCACCGACGCAAAACAGAAGTGGCTGCTGCTCATTGGCATTTCAGCACAG CAAAATCGTGTAGTCGGAGCCATGCAGCTATACTCAGTGGACAGGAAGGTGTCTCAGCCCATTGAGGGCCATGCCGCTGGCTTTGCACAGTTCAAGATGGAGGGCAACACTGAAGAGTCAACTCTGTTCTGCTTTGCTGTGCGAGGACAGGCAGGAGGAAAA cTGCATATCATTGAAGTGGGGACTCCACCAACTGGGAACCAGCCATTTCCAAAGAAAGCTGTcgatgttttctttcctccagaaGCTCAGAATGACTTCCCTGTTGCCATGCAG ATCAGCTCAAAGCAAGATGTCGTCTTTCTCATCACCAAATACGGCTACATCCACCTGTACGACCTGGAGACTGGTACTTGCATCTACATGAACAGGATCAGCGGGGAGACCATCTTTGTCACTGCCCCCCATGAGCCCACTGCTGGTATCATAGGAGTCAACAGAAAAGGACAG GTGTTGTCGGTGTGcgtggaggaggaaaacatcATTCCCTACATTACCAATGTGCTCCAGAACCCGGACCTGGCTCTTCGCATGGCTGTCCGCAACAACCTTGCCGGTGCTGAGGAGCTGTTCGCCCGCAAATTCAACACCCTCTTTGCAGCTGGGAATTACTCAGAAGCTGCCAAGGTGGCAGCCAATGCGCCCAAG GGTATCCTGCGAACCCCAGACACTATCCGTCGTTTCCAGAGTGTTCCAGCGCAACCAGGCCAGACATCTCCTCTGCTCCAGTACTTTGGCATCCTGTTGGACCAAGGCCAGCTTAATAAGTTTGAGTCTCTGGAGCTGTGCAGGCCTGTCCTCCAGCAGGGCCGCAAGCAGCTACTAGAGAAATGGCTGAAAGAGGACAAG ctcgAGTGCTCTGAGGAGCTCGGAGACTTGGTGAAGTCTGTCGATCCAACTCTTGCCCTCAGTGTCTACCTCAGAGCCAATGTCCCCAATAAGGTCATTCAATGCTTTGCAGAAACTGGTCAGTTCCAGAAGATTGTCCTCTACGCGAAGAAG GTGGGCTACACTCCAGACTGGATCTTCCTGCTGAGGAACGTAATGCGGATCAGTCCAGAGCAGGGACTTCAGTTCTCCCAGATGCTGGTTCAGGATGAAGAGCCACTTGCTGACATTACACAG ATTGTTGACGTGTTCATGGAGTACAACCTGATCCAGCAGTGCACATCCTTTCTACTAGATGCCCTGAAGAACAACAGACCCATGGAGGGACCACTACAGACACGCCTGCTGGAAATGAATCTGGTCCATGCACCACAG GTTGCAGACGCAATCCTGGGCAATCAGATGTTCACCCACTACGATCGTGCACATGTGGCACAGCTGTGTGAGAAGGCCGGTctcctgcagagggcgctggAGCATTATACTGACCTGTATGACATAAAGCGTGCTGTGgtgcacacacaccttctcaaCCCAGAG tggtTGGTGAATTTCTTTGGCTCCTTGTCAGTGGAGGACTCTCTGGAGTGCCTTAGGGCCATGCTGTCCGCAAACATCCGCCAGAACCTGCAGATCTGTGTGCAAGTGGCCTCCAAGTACCACGAGCAGCTCAGTACTCAGTCCCTCACTGAACTGTTTGAGTCATTCAAGAGCTTTGAGG GTTTGTTCTACTTCTTGGGTTCCATTGTGAACTTCAGCCAGGATCCAGAGGTCCACTTCAAATACATCCAGGCTGCTTGTAAGACAGGCCAGATTAAAGAAGTGGAGAGAATCTGCAGAGAGAGTAACTGCTATGATCCTGAACGTGTGAAGAACTTCCTCAAG GAAGCCAAGCTGACTGACCAGCTGCCTTTAATCATTGTGTGTGATCGCTTTGACTTTGTCCATGATCTGGTGCTGTACCTGTACCGCAACAGCCTGCAGAAATACATTGAAATCTATGTGCAGAAG GTGAACCCAAGCCGTCTGCCAGTCGTCATTGGAGGGTTACTGGATGTAGACTGTGCCGAGGATGTGATTAAGAACCTTATCATGGTGGTGCGAGGACAGTTCTCCACAGATGAATTGGTCGCTGAAGTGGAGAAAAGAAATAG GCTGAAGCTGCTGCTACCTTGGTTGGAGGCTCGTATTCATGAAGGTTGCGAGGAGCCCGCTACCCACAATGCTCTCGCCAAGATCTACAttgacagcaacaacaaccctGAGCGCTTCCTGAGGGAGAACCCCTACTACGACAGCTGTGTGGTCGGCAAGTACTGTGAGAAGAGGGACCCCCACCTGGCCTGTGTGGCCTATGAAAGAGGACAGTGTGACCAGGAACTGATTCAT GTGTGCAATGAGAACTCTCTGTTCAAGAGTCTGTCCCGCTACCTTGTGCGCCGCAAGAACCCTGAGTTGTGGGCGAGTGTGCTGCTGGAGACCAACAACTACAGAAGACCCCTTATTGATCAG gttgTACAGACAGCCTTGTCAGAGACCCAGGATCCAGAGGAGGTGTCTGTCACAGTCAAGGCTTTCATGACTGCTGACCTTCCCAATGAGCTCATCGAGCTGCTGGAGAAGATTGTCCTGGATAACTCTGTCTTCAGCGAGCACAG AAACCTCCAGAATCTGCTCATCCTGACTGCCATCAAAGCTGATCGGACACGTGTGATGGAGTACATCAACCGTCTGGACAACTACGATGCCCCAGACATCGCTAACATCGCCATCAGCAATGAGCTCTTTGAGGAGGCCTTTGCTATTTTCAGAAAATTTGATGTCAACACTTCCGCTGTGCAG GTTTTGATTGAGCACATCGGTAACCTAGACAGGGCTTATGAGTTTGCTGAACGCTGCAATGAGCCACCAGTGTGGAGTCAGCTGGCAAAGGCCCAGCTTCAGAAGGGCCTGGTCAAAGAAGCCATAGACTCCTACATCAAAGCTGATGACCCCTCTGCTTATATGGAAGTGGGACAGGCTGCAGCACAAAGTG GGAACTGGGAGGACCTGGTGAAGTTCCTGCAGATGGCCCGTAAGAAGGCCCGTGAGTCGTATGTTGAAACAGAGTTGATCTTTGCCCTGGCCAAGACCAACCGCCTGGCTGAGCTGGAGGAGTTCATCAATGGACCCAATAATGCTCACATTCAGCAA GTGGGTGACCGCTGCTATGATGACAAGATGTACGATGCAGCTAAACTGCTTTATAACAATGTGTCCAACTTTGGCCGTCTGGCCTCTACTCTGGTCCACCTGGGAGAGTACCAGGCAGCTGTGGACGGAGCCCGAAAGGCCAACAGCACCCGTACCTGGAAGGAG GTGTGTTTTGCGTGTGTAGATGGGAAGGAGTTCCGTCTCGCCCAAATGTGTGGCTTACATATTGTTGTCCACGCCGATGAACTGGAGGAACTCATCAACTACTACCAG GACCGTGGTTACTTTGAGGAGCTGATCACCATGCTGGAGGCCGCTCTCGGTCTGGAGCGTGCACACATGGGTATGTTCACAGAGCTCGCCATCCTCTATTCCAAATTCAAGCCACAGAAGATGAGGGAGCACTTGGAGCTCTTCTGGTCCCGTGTCAACATTCCAAAG GTTCTCAGGGCAGCAGAGCAGGCCCACCTCTGGGCAGAGCTGGTTTTCCTCTATGACAAGTACGAGGAGTACGACAATGCCATCATCACCATGATGAACCACCCAGCTGATGCCTGGAAGGAGGGCCAGTTCAAAGACATTGTCaccaag GTGGCCAATGTGGAGCTATACTACAAAGCCATCCATTTTTATCTGGACTTCAAACCGTTGTTACTGAACGACCTGCTCATCGTCCTCTCCCCAAGACTGGACCACACACGCGCTGTCAACTTCTTCAGCAAG GTGAAGCAGCTGCCTCTGGTAAAACCTTACCTAAGGTCTGTCCAGAATCACAACAACAAGTCAGTGAACGAGGCACTCAACAACCTCTTCATCATTGAGGAAGACTACGCG GCTCTGCGTACTTCCATCGATGCCTATGACAACTTCGACAACATCTCGCTGGCGCAGGGCCTGGAGAAGCACGAGCTGATAGAGTTCAGGAGGATTGCAGCCTACCTTTTCAAGGGCAATAACCGCTGGAAACAGAGCGTAGAGCTCTGCAAGAAGGACAAGCTCTACAAG GATGCCATGCAGTATGCGTCAGAGTCCAAAGACACGGAGCTGGCAGAGGAACTCCTGGCTTGGTTCCTGAATGAAGACAAGAAGGAGTGTTTTGCCGCCTGCCTTTTCACCTGCTATGACCTCCTGCGGCCCGACGTGGTGCTTGAGACTGCCTGGCGACACAACATCATGGACTTCTCCATGCCGTATTTCATCCAGGTCATGAGGGAGTATCTGTCTAAG GTTGATGCGATAAAGGAAAAG GTCGACAAACTTGAAGCCTCCGAGTCCctgaggaaacaggaggagcaggCCACAGAGTCTCAGCCCATTGTTTACG gcaCACCCCAGCTCATGCTCACAGCAGGGCCCAACGTGGCTGTGCCTCCCCAGCAGGCCTACGGCTACGGCTACACAGCAGCACCAGGCTACGCCCAGCCGCCACAGCCCAACTTCGGTTACGgcatgtga
- the LOC118106442 gene encoding clathrin heavy chain 1 isoform X1 — translation MAQILPIRFQEHLQLQNLGINPANIGFSTLTMESDKFICIREKVGEQAQVVIIDLGDPNNPIRRPISADSAIMNPASKVIALKDAAKTLQIFNIEMKSKMKAHTMTDDVTFWKWISLNTVALVTDNAVYHWSMEGDSQPIKVFDRHSSLAGCQIINYRTDAKQKWLLLIGISAQQNRVVGAMQLYSVDRKVSQPIEGHAAGFAQFKMEGNTEESTLFCFAVRGQAGGKLHIIEVGTPPTGNQPFPKKAVDVFFPPEAQNDFPVAMQISSKQDVVFLITKYGYIHLYDLETGTCIYMNRISGETIFVTAPHEPTAGIIGVNRKGQVLSVCVEEENIIPYITNVLQNPDLALRMAVRNNLAGAEELFARKFNTLFAAGNYSEAAKVAANAPKGILRTPDTIRRFQSVPAQPGQTSPLLQYFGILLDQGQLNKFESLELCRPVLQQGRKQLLEKWLKEDKLECSEELGDLVKSVDPTLALSVYLRANVPNKVIQCFAETGQFQKIVLYAKKVGYTPDWIFLLRNVMRISPEQGLQFSQMLVQDEEPLADITQIVDVFMEYNLIQQCTSFLLDALKNNRPMEGPLQTRLLEMNLVHAPQVADAILGNQMFTHYDRAHVAQLCEKAGLLQRALEHYTDLYDIKRAVVHTHLLNPEWLVNFFGSLSVEDSLECLRAMLSANIRQNLQICVQVASKYHEQLSTQSLTELFESFKSFEGLFYFLGSIVNFSQDPEVHFKYIQAACKTGQIKEVERICRESNCYDPERVKNFLKEAKLTDQLPLIIVCDRFDFVHDLVLYLYRNSLQKYIEIYVQKVNPSRLPVVIGGLLDVDCAEDVIKNLIMVVRGQFSTDELVAEVEKRNRLKLLLPWLEARIHEGCEEPATHNALAKIYIDSNNNPERFLRENPYYDSCVVGKYCEKRDPHLACVAYERGQCDQELIHVCNENSLFKSLSRYLVRRKNPELWASVLLETNNYRRPLIDQVVQTALSETQDPEEVSVTVKAFMTADLPNELIELLEKIVLDNSVFSEHRNLQNLLILTAIKADRTRVMEYINRLDNYDAPDIANIAISNELFEEAFAIFRKFDVNTSAVQVLIEHIGNLDRAYEFAERCNEPPVWSQLAKAQLQKGLVKEAIDSYIKADDPSAYMEVGQAAAQSGNWEDLVKFLQMARKKARESYVETELIFALAKTNRLAELEEFINGPNNAHIQQVGDRCYDDKMYDAAKLLYNNVSNFGRLASTLVHLGEYQAAVDGARKANSTRTWKEVCFACVDGKEFRLAQMCGLHIVVHADELEELINYYQDRGYFEELITMLEAALGLERAHMGMFTELAILYSKFKPQKMREHLELFWSRVNIPKVLRAAEQAHLWAELVFLYDKYEEYDNAIITMMNHPADAWKEGQFKDIVTKVANVELYYKAIHFYLDFKPLLLNDLLIVLSPRLDHTRAVNFFSKVKQLPLVKPYLRSVQNHNNKSVNEALNNLFIIEEDYAALRTSIDAYDNFDNISLAQGLEKHELIEFRRIAAYLFKGNNRWKQSVELCKKDKLYKDAMQYASESKDTELAEELLAWFLNEDKKECFAACLFTCYDLLRPDVVLETAWRHNIMDFSMPYFIQVMREYLSKVDAIKEKVDKLEASESLRKQEEQATESQPIVYGTPQLMLTAGPNVAVPPQQAYGYGYTAAPGYAQPPQPNFGYGM, via the exons ATGGCTCAAATCCTGCCTATCCGCTTCCAGGAGCACCTGCAG CTCCAGAACCTGGGCATCAACCCAGCCAACATTGGATTCAGCACTCTGACCATGGAGTCTGACAAGTTCATCTGCATCAGGGAGAAAGTGGGTGAGCAGGCCCAGGTCGTCATCATAGATCTGGGCGACCCCAACAATCCCATCCGCAGGCCCATCTCTGCAGACAGCGCCATCATGAACCCTGCTAGCAAAGTTATCGCCCTCAAAG ACG CGGCTAAGACCCTGCAGATCTTCAACATTGAGATGAAGAGCAAGATGAAGGCTCACACAATGACAGATGATGTGACCTTCTGGAAATGGATATCCCTCAACACTGTTGCCCTGGTCACAGACAACGCAGTCTACCATTGGAGCATGGAGGGGGACTCTCAGCCAATCAAAGTCTTTGACCGTCACTCTAGCCTGGCTGGCTGCCAGATCATCAACTATCGCACCGACGCAAAACAGAAGTGGCTGCTGCTCATTGGCATTTCAGCACAG CAAAATCGTGTAGTCGGAGCCATGCAGCTATACTCAGTGGACAGGAAGGTGTCTCAGCCCATTGAGGGCCATGCCGCTGGCTTTGCACAGTTCAAGATGGAGGGCAACACTGAAGAGTCAACTCTGTTCTGCTTTGCTGTGCGAGGACAGGCAGGAGGAAAA cTGCATATCATTGAAGTGGGGACTCCACCAACTGGGAACCAGCCATTTCCAAAGAAAGCTGTcgatgttttctttcctccagaaGCTCAGAATGACTTCCCTGTTGCCATGCAG ATCAGCTCAAAGCAAGATGTCGTCTTTCTCATCACCAAATACGGCTACATCCACCTGTACGACCTGGAGACTGGTACTTGCATCTACATGAACAGGATCAGCGGGGAGACCATCTTTGTCACTGCCCCCCATGAGCCCACTGCTGGTATCATAGGAGTCAACAGAAAAGGACAG GTGTTGTCGGTGTGcgtggaggaggaaaacatcATTCCCTACATTACCAATGTGCTCCAGAACCCGGACCTGGCTCTTCGCATGGCTGTCCGCAACAACCTTGCCGGTGCTGAGGAGCTGTTCGCCCGCAAATTCAACACCCTCTTTGCAGCTGGGAATTACTCAGAAGCTGCCAAGGTGGCAGCCAATGCGCCCAAG GGTATCCTGCGAACCCCAGACACTATCCGTCGTTTCCAGAGTGTTCCAGCGCAACCAGGCCAGACATCTCCTCTGCTCCAGTACTTTGGCATCCTGTTGGACCAAGGCCAGCTTAATAAGTTTGAGTCTCTGGAGCTGTGCAGGCCTGTCCTCCAGCAGGGCCGCAAGCAGCTACTAGAGAAATGGCTGAAAGAGGACAAG ctcgAGTGCTCTGAGGAGCTCGGAGACTTGGTGAAGTCTGTCGATCCAACTCTTGCCCTCAGTGTCTACCTCAGAGCCAATGTCCCCAATAAGGTCATTCAATGCTTTGCAGAAACTGGTCAGTTCCAGAAGATTGTCCTCTACGCGAAGAAG GTGGGCTACACTCCAGACTGGATCTTCCTGCTGAGGAACGTAATGCGGATCAGTCCAGAGCAGGGACTTCAGTTCTCCCAGATGCTGGTTCAGGATGAAGAGCCACTTGCTGACATTACACAG ATTGTTGACGTGTTCATGGAGTACAACCTGATCCAGCAGTGCACATCCTTTCTACTAGATGCCCTGAAGAACAACAGACCCATGGAGGGACCACTACAGACACGCCTGCTGGAAATGAATCTGGTCCATGCACCACAG GTTGCAGACGCAATCCTGGGCAATCAGATGTTCACCCACTACGATCGTGCACATGTGGCACAGCTGTGTGAGAAGGCCGGTctcctgcagagggcgctggAGCATTATACTGACCTGTATGACATAAAGCGTGCTGTGgtgcacacacaccttctcaaCCCAGAG tggtTGGTGAATTTCTTTGGCTCCTTGTCAGTGGAGGACTCTCTGGAGTGCCTTAGGGCCATGCTGTCCGCAAACATCCGCCAGAACCTGCAGATCTGTGTGCAAGTGGCCTCCAAGTACCACGAGCAGCTCAGTACTCAGTCCCTCACTGAACTGTTTGAGTCATTCAAGAGCTTTGAGG GTTTGTTCTACTTCTTGGGTTCCATTGTGAACTTCAGCCAGGATCCAGAGGTCCACTTCAAATACATCCAGGCTGCTTGTAAGACAGGCCAGATTAAAGAAGTGGAGAGAATCTGCAGAGAGAGTAACTGCTATGATCCTGAACGTGTGAAGAACTTCCTCAAG GAAGCCAAGCTGACTGACCAGCTGCCTTTAATCATTGTGTGTGATCGCTTTGACTTTGTCCATGATCTGGTGCTGTACCTGTACCGCAACAGCCTGCAGAAATACATTGAAATCTATGTGCAGAAG GTGAACCCAAGCCGTCTGCCAGTCGTCATTGGAGGGTTACTGGATGTAGACTGTGCCGAGGATGTGATTAAGAACCTTATCATGGTGGTGCGAGGACAGTTCTCCACAGATGAATTGGTCGCTGAAGTGGAGAAAAGAAATAG GCTGAAGCTGCTGCTACCTTGGTTGGAGGCTCGTATTCATGAAGGTTGCGAGGAGCCCGCTACCCACAATGCTCTCGCCAAGATCTACAttgacagcaacaacaaccctGAGCGCTTCCTGAGGGAGAACCCCTACTACGACAGCTGTGTGGTCGGCAAGTACTGTGAGAAGAGGGACCCCCACCTGGCCTGTGTGGCCTATGAAAGAGGACAGTGTGACCAGGAACTGATTCAT GTGTGCAATGAGAACTCTCTGTTCAAGAGTCTGTCCCGCTACCTTGTGCGCCGCAAGAACCCTGAGTTGTGGGCGAGTGTGCTGCTGGAGACCAACAACTACAGAAGACCCCTTATTGATCAG gttgTACAGACAGCCTTGTCAGAGACCCAGGATCCAGAGGAGGTGTCTGTCACAGTCAAGGCTTTCATGACTGCTGACCTTCCCAATGAGCTCATCGAGCTGCTGGAGAAGATTGTCCTGGATAACTCTGTCTTCAGCGAGCACAG AAACCTCCAGAATCTGCTCATCCTGACTGCCATCAAAGCTGATCGGACACGTGTGATGGAGTACATCAACCGTCTGGACAACTACGATGCCCCAGACATCGCTAACATCGCCATCAGCAATGAGCTCTTTGAGGAGGCCTTTGCTATTTTCAGAAAATTTGATGTCAACACTTCCGCTGTGCAG GTTTTGATTGAGCACATCGGTAACCTAGACAGGGCTTATGAGTTTGCTGAACGCTGCAATGAGCCACCAGTGTGGAGTCAGCTGGCAAAGGCCCAGCTTCAGAAGGGCCTGGTCAAAGAAGCCATAGACTCCTACATCAAAGCTGATGACCCCTCTGCTTATATGGAAGTGGGACAGGCTGCAGCACAAAGTG GGAACTGGGAGGACCTGGTGAAGTTCCTGCAGATGGCCCGTAAGAAGGCCCGTGAGTCGTATGTTGAAACAGAGTTGATCTTTGCCCTGGCCAAGACCAACCGCCTGGCTGAGCTGGAGGAGTTCATCAATGGACCCAATAATGCTCACATTCAGCAA GTGGGTGACCGCTGCTATGATGACAAGATGTACGATGCAGCTAAACTGCTTTATAACAATGTGTCCAACTTTGGCCGTCTGGCCTCTACTCTGGTCCACCTGGGAGAGTACCAGGCAGCTGTGGACGGAGCCCGAAAGGCCAACAGCACCCGTACCTGGAAGGAG GTGTGTTTTGCGTGTGTAGATGGGAAGGAGTTCCGTCTCGCCCAAATGTGTGGCTTACATATTGTTGTCCACGCCGATGAACTGGAGGAACTCATCAACTACTACCAG GACCGTGGTTACTTTGAGGAGCTGATCACCATGCTGGAGGCCGCTCTCGGTCTGGAGCGTGCACACATGGGTATGTTCACAGAGCTCGCCATCCTCTATTCCAAATTCAAGCCACAGAAGATGAGGGAGCACTTGGAGCTCTTCTGGTCCCGTGTCAACATTCCAAAG GTTCTCAGGGCAGCAGAGCAGGCCCACCTCTGGGCAGAGCTGGTTTTCCTCTATGACAAGTACGAGGAGTACGACAATGCCATCATCACCATGATGAACCACCCAGCTGATGCCTGGAAGGAGGGCCAGTTCAAAGACATTGTCaccaag GTGGCCAATGTGGAGCTATACTACAAAGCCATCCATTTTTATCTGGACTTCAAACCGTTGTTACTGAACGACCTGCTCATCGTCCTCTCCCCAAGACTGGACCACACACGCGCTGTCAACTTCTTCAGCAAG GTGAAGCAGCTGCCTCTGGTAAAACCTTACCTAAGGTCTGTCCAGAATCACAACAACAAGTCAGTGAACGAGGCACTCAACAACCTCTTCATCATTGAGGAAGACTACGCG GCTCTGCGTACTTCCATCGATGCCTATGACAACTTCGACAACATCTCGCTGGCGCAGGGCCTGGAGAAGCACGAGCTGATAGAGTTCAGGAGGATTGCAGCCTACCTTTTCAAGGGCAATAACCGCTGGAAACAGAGCGTAGAGCTCTGCAAGAAGGACAAGCTCTACAAG GATGCCATGCAGTATGCGTCAGAGTCCAAAGACACGGAGCTGGCAGAGGAACTCCTGGCTTGGTTCCTGAATGAAGACAAGAAGGAGTGTTTTGCCGCCTGCCTTTTCACCTGCTATGACCTCCTGCGGCCCGACGTGGTGCTTGAGACTGCCTGGCGACACAACATCATGGACTTCTCCATGCCGTATTTCATCCAGGTCATGAGGGAGTATCTGTCTAAG GTTGATGCGATAAAGGAAAAG GTCGACAAACTTGAAGCCTCCGAGTCCctgaggaaacaggaggagcaggCCACAGAGTCTCAGCCCATTGTTTACG gcaCACCCCAGCTCATGCTCACAGCAGGGCCCAACGTGGCTGTGCCTCCCCAGCAGGCCTACGGCTACGGCTACACAGCAGCACCAGGCTACGCCCAGCCGCCACAGCCCAACTTCGGTTACGgcatgtga